The window CGAGGTTGGGAATCAGGGTAGTGAAGGGGTAGTCGGCGATCTTGGGCCTGGCGGCCGACATGGCGGCGATCAGGCTGGATTTGCCGGCGGAGGGGAAGCCGACCAGGGCGATGTCGGCGATGGACTTCAGTTCCAGGACAACGTCGCTGGACTCACCTTCGATGCCGAGCAGCGCGAACCCGGGGGCGCGGCGCTTCTGTGAGGAGAGCGAGGCGTTGCCAAGGCCGCCGATGCCGCCGGCGGCCGCAATGTATTCGGCCCCCTCGCTCACGAGGTCTGCGAGGACTTCGCCGGACTTGGACTTCACCACGGTGCCAACGGGCACCGGGAGGATCAGGGTTTCGCCGTGTTTGCCGGCGCGCCAGTCGCCCATTCCGGGCCCGCCGTTGGTGGCGTGGCGGTGGGGTGCGTGGTGGTAGTCCAGCAGGGTGGTGGTCTGGGGGTCGACGCGGAGGATGACGTCACCGCCGTTGCCGCCGTTGCCGCCGTCGGGACCGCCGAGGGGCTTGAACTTCTCACGGTGAACGGAGACACAGCCGTGGCCGCCGGTACCGCCGGATACGTGCAGTACTACCCGGTCTACAAAGCTCGCCACGTGGATCTCCTCAGTGCTGTTCCCGAGGGCGTCCAGAGACACCCAGGATGATGATAGTGCGGTTAAAACACCGGTGGAGCGGACCTAATGGCCCGCCCCACCGATTTAAGACTGGTTGTTACTCTGCAGCTGCAGCAGCCACAATGTTCACAACGCGGCGACCACGGCGGGTGCCGAATTCGACAGCGCCGGGGGTCAGTGCGAACAGGGTGTCGTCGCCGCCACGGCCAACGCCGGCGCCCGGGTGGAAGTGGGTGCCACGCTGGCGGACGATGATCTCGCCTGCGGAAACTACCTGGCCGCCGAAGCGCTTGACGCCGAGGTACTGGGCGTTTGAGTCACGACCGTTGCGAGTGGAACTCGCGCCTTTTTTATGTGCCATTTGGAAATGCCTGCCTTAAAATTCTGGGGAATCTGCTGAAAACCTGAACAGTAACGGTACGTTACTTGATACCGGTGATCTTGACCTTGGTCAATTCCTGACGGTGACCCTGGCGCTTCTTGTAGCCGGTCTTGTTCTTGAACTTCTGGATGACGATCTTGGGACCGCGAAGGTCCTCAAGGATCTCAGCCGTAACCGTTACCTTGGCCAGGTCCGAAGCTGCAGACGTGACCTTGTCACCGTCCACCAGGAGCAGTGCGGGCAACTCAAAGGTGCTGCCGGCTCCACCGGGGACGCGGTTCAGGGTAACGAAGTCTCCAACGGAAACCTTCTCTTGGCGGCCGCCTGCGCGGACAATCGCGTACACCACTGGGGAACTCACTTCTCTCGACGTTTATTACTAGATTTGCGTGCGGAACCTGGGTCCAAAGGTGATGGTCCGGCTCACGCTGTGCCTCTACGCCGGTGGGTTCCCCGGGGGAACCCATGAGCTATCCCGTGGACATTCGCACTCGAAATCAAGTGGAGCGTCCTCAAGGTCATAACCCAAGTGTTGGCGTAAGCACCGAAGATCTAGACTACGCTAATTTCGCCTTCGGCCGCAAATGAGGCTGGTTCCGAAGTGGGGTACGTGATAAGCGGCACCCTGTATGGACGGGGCGATGCTGCAACGACTTCCGGAACCGTGCCTAACCATCGTACAGGCTCCCCGTCACGCAGCAGCTCAGGCGCGCAGCCGCGGCGCGTCGGGAACCTCAGGGAGAGCTCCCGGGCCCTCCGCCCCCGGACTGATAGCTGCTTAACGAGGCCGCGGGCGCGGTCCGGAGTTCGGGACAACTGCTCCCGGTCCGGACCGCACCCGCGGCCGTGCTGGCGTGCTGCCGGGTCAGAGCTCGGACGCCGGAACACCGACGCCGAGAATGATCGGTTCGCTCGAGGCACGTTTGGCTACCGGCGCGGCCGGGGCTTTGGCCTCGTGCACCGCAACGGCTGCCGCCTGCGGAGTCTCCCGGCGTTGTTCCACCGACGTCTCATTGGCGGCACCCTGGGCGCGGCTGGCACTGCGGTTGCGGCGGCCGCGGCGCGGCCGGGACGTTCCGGCGTCAGCCCCGGTCCGGGCTGCGGCTGCCGGAGCCGTAGTTGCCCGCTCCTGCACGGCGGGCTCCTGGCCGGACGGCAACTGGCCTGCCTGCTCCTGGTCTGCCGGCTTCTGGTCTGCCGGCTTCTGAGCCGGCGAGGCCGCGTCGGCCGCGCCGAGGTGGGCGAAGGCCTCGGTCAGCAGGTCCAGGGTCAGTGCCGGCGATGCGGCCTGGTCGGCGTGCTCCACGAACGGCAGGGCGACCTGGTCGCCGCCGAAGGTCAGCACGGCACCGGGACGACCGGCCGCTTCCTCGGCTGCCGCTAGCTCCACGGCGGCGTCGACGGCGGCCTGGCGGGCTCCGGCCTCTGCAGCGGCGGCTGACTCCCCGTCATGCAGGTGGGCGGCGTGGGCAGCGGCTGCGATGTTTGCCAGCGCGGCGCGGGTTGCCTCGGCCTTGGCGTGGCGCTCGGCGTCGGTCGGTTCGGTGTGCACCGCTGCCGGGGCGGTCTGCTCGTCTGAGCCCTGGCCGCCCCGGCCGCGGCGGCGGCTCTTACGTTCGGTGCGGGCGGCCGGCTGCTGCTCAGTGCGGGGCACGTGGTGCTCGGCGGCCACCACGTTGGCGCGGCGGTGTTCCACAGGCTCGTCGTGGGTGACGATGCCGCGGCCGGCGCACGCTTCGCACTCCTCGCCGAAGACTTCCAGCAGTCCGGTGCCCATCCGTTTGCGGGTCATCTGCACGAGGCCCAGCGACGTTACTTCCGCCACCTGGTGCTTGGTCCGGTCCCGGCCCAGGCACTCCACCATGCGGCGCAGCACGAGGTCGCGGTTGGATTCGAGCACCATGTCGATGAAGTCGATCACGATGATGCCACCGATATCGCGCAGCCGGAGCTGGCGGATGACTTCTTCGGCCGCTTCGAGGTTGTTCTTGGTGACGGTTTCCTCCAGGTTGCCGCCGCTGCCGGTGAACTTGCCGGTGTTGACGTCCACCACGGTCATGGCTTCCGTACGGTCGATGACCAGGGAGCCGCCGGAGGGCAGGAAGACCTTGCGGTCCAGGGCCTTGTGGATCTGCTCGTCGATGCGCCAGGCGGCGAAGATGTCCGTGTCCTTGGTCCACTTCTCCAGCCGGCCCACCAGGTCCGGGGCCACGTAGGTGACGTAGGCCTCGATGGTGTCCCACGCTTCCTCGCCGGAGACGATCAGCTTGGAGAAGTCCTCGTTGAAGACGTCACG is drawn from Micrococcaceae bacterium Sec5.8 and contains these coding sequences:
- the rplU gene encoding 50S ribosomal protein L21, yielding MVYAIVRAGGRQEKVSVGDFVTLNRVPGGAGSTFELPALLLVDGDKVTSAASDLAKVTVTAEILEDLRGPKIVIQKFKNKTGYKKRQGHRQELTKVKITGIK
- the rpmA gene encoding 50S ribosomal protein L27; this translates as MAHKKGASSTRNGRDSNAQYLGVKRFGGQVVSAGEIIVRQRGTHFHPGAGVGRGGDDTLFALTPGAVEFGTRRGRRVVNIVAAAAAE